The following coding sequences lie in one Zingiber officinale cultivar Zhangliang chromosome 2B, Zo_v1.1, whole genome shotgun sequence genomic window:
- the LOC122048886 gene encoding ATP-dependent Clp protease proteolytic subunit-related protein 3, chloroplastic-like, whose amino-acid sequence MPLVPVVTEIMIAQMLYLQWIDAKEPIFIYINSTGTIRDDGETAALEIESFVIYDAMKHIKNEIETVAVGAAIGHASLILAEETNGRRFAMAHAQTIDLTTSSSIYRPNASKR is encoded by the coding sequence ATGCCATTGGTGCCAGTTGTTACAGAGATCATGATTGCTCAAATGCTTTACTTGCAATGGATAGATGCAAAAGAACCTATTTTTATCTACATTAATTCGACTGGAACAATACGCGATGATGGCGAAACTGCAGCATTGGAAATAGAAAGTTTTGTTATTTATGATGCTATGAAGCATATAAAGAATGAGATTGAGACAGTAGCTGTTGGAGCTGCAATAGGTCATGCCTCTCTAATTCTTGCCGAAGAGACAAATGGTAGACGATTTGCAATGGCCCATGCTCAAACTATTGATCTAACAACCTCGTCTTCCATCTACCGGCCAAACGCAAGCAAGCGATGA